In Papaver somniferum cultivar HN1 chromosome 1, ASM357369v1, whole genome shotgun sequence, a genomic segment contains:
- the LOC113304334 gene encoding uncharacterized protein LOC113304334 produces the protein MASTALHFLSHRKTLNHTYTIPTSLITATRSEILSAGSRFACLGHIKCTSNPAPQKISNFPDSNSQLETESEEDQLDIEKRRKSEIIRDRKSRLGLVKPEPKNFEIGWKRTKEIVVEKPKGYVIADYLEKLEGLMERGDFGSTELLAKTGEIVAEAAREEAEVLREEGVEDRLITELSRVLRLMEMDLAMVKASVKEETLKERIEQAKARCRQAILVANSF, from the coding sequence ATGGCTTCCACGGCTCTTCACTTCCTATCTCATCGGAAAACTCTCAACCATACCTACACTATTCCAACCTCTCTAATTACTGCGACTCGATCAGAGATATTATCCGCCGGCAGTCGTTTCGCCTGCCTTGGACACATCAAATGCACTTCAAATCCAGCTCCTCAAAAGATTAGCAATTTCCCGGACTCAAATTCACAACTGGAAACAGAAAGTGAAGAAGACCAGCTAGACATAGAGAAGCGACGGAAATCAGAAATTATCCGAGACAGGAAATCTAGACTGGGTCTGGTGAAACCTGAACCCAAGAATTTCGAAATAGGATGGAAGAGAACCAAAGAGATAGTGGTGGAGAAGCCGAAGGGGTATGTAATTGCAGATTATCTGGAGAAATTGGAAGGCTTGATGGAGAGGGGGGATTTTGGGTCTACAGAATTATTAGCAAAAACTGGAGAGATAGTAGCAGAAGCTGCAAGAGAAGAAGCAGAAGTATTAAGAGAGGAAGGAGTAGAAGACCGATTGATTACAGAACTGTCTAGGGTTCTGAGATTGATGGAGATGGATCTGGCAATGGTTAAAGCTTCTGTGAAAGAAGAAACTCTCAAGGAAAGGATCGAACAGGCTAAGGCTAGGTGCAGACAGGCCATACTTGTTGCTAATtccttttaa
- the LOC113304304 gene encoding zinc finger CCCH domain-containing protein 13-like isoform X1: MDVGKHFKTKICVLFQRGHCSRQNCSFAHGNEELRRFSSGPFNDEQEYRGNDLRDRLGRRHSPQRRFSPVRDSRDQNAFHGQMQHHFNRGYSPPRSPGKKSRWNQHLAGQTHATGNFKNLDSGVKERRPHGGDDVDLQVKHMQLAIGRLDDHKSQLESHMEERILQSENLATRIEELEAHLSKEQEDCKRITSKVKKFIKAHVRYSRAQEELEKSQAWLQKLGDQLASDASRPSANKEGLSLHICSDGEFNQDDALSPRKELQNHASPFKKRLQSSIGVSEAKQANMKMSLAGPNRLKKFSQRDGISESEHNPKEGDSVNNNIVGSKRHRSLGMENKSKRRKNDPSSIASLEKAKGVDSGHMLPSTSMAAHAVDEFTDTIDMDEKIEEVDATTNGVDKALEKENSPLPPSPPPPPRQDVYIHYETEEDEIDAGESDGNPRDQDIHSEEKLDLDTD; the protein is encoded by the exons ATGGATGTTGGGAAGCATTTTAAGACGAAGATTTGTGTGTTATTTCAAAGAGGACATTGTTCGCGTCAGAATTGTTCATTCGCACATGGAAATGAAGAACTTCGGCGATTTTCTTCTGGTCCTTTTAATG ATGAGCAAGAATATAGAGGCAACGACTTGAGGGATAGGCTTGGTAGAAGGCATTCACCTCAAAGACGATTTTCCCCTGTGAGAGATTCAAGAGACCAAAATGCATTTCATGGTCAGATGCAGCATCACTTTAATAGAG GATACAGTCCTCCAAGATCTCCAGGAAAAAAGAG CAGGTGGAATCAACATTTGGCTGGGCAAACTCATGCCACTGGAAATTTCAAGAACTTAGATAGTGGAGTTAAGGAGAGAAGACCCCATGGTGGAGATGATGTTGATCTGCAG GTCAAACACATGCAATTGGCTATTGGCAGGCTTGATGATCACAAAAGCCAACTAGAG AGCCACATGGAAGAGAGGATCCTACAGTCTGAAAACCTTGCTACTAGAATTGAGGAGCTTGAAGCCCACCTGAGCAAGGAACAAGAAGATTGTAAAAG GATAACTTCAAAAGTTAAGAAATTTATTAAAGCACACGTCCGGTATTCAAGGGCGCAAGAAGAACTGGAGAA GTCGCAAGCTTGGCTTCAGAAGTTGGGAGATCAGTTAGCTTCTGATGCTTCGAGACCCAGTGCAAACAAAGAGGGTTTAAGTCTTCATATTTGTAGTGATGGAGAATTTAACCAGGATGACGCTCTGAGCCCAAGAAAAGAGTTGCAAAATCATGCATCTCCATTCAAGAAACGGTTGCAAAGTAGTATTGGGGTTAGTGAAGCAAAACAAG CAAATATGAAGATGTCTCTTGCGGGACCAAATAGATTAAAGAAGTTCAGTCAGCGGGATGGAATCTCAGAGTCGGAACACAATCCTAAAGAAGGTGATTCAGTGAACAATAATATTGTGGGAAGCAAACGCCACAGATCTCTAGGGATGGAGAACAAGAGTAAGCGAAGAAAGAATGATCCTTCCAGTATTGCATCCCTTGAAAAG GCCAAGGGCGTGGACTCAGGACATATGTTGCCCTCAACCAGTATGGCTGCTCATGCAGTTGATGAATTCACCGATACCATTGATATGGATGAGAAAATTGAGGAAGTGGATGCTACTACAAATGGTGTTGATAAGGCATTAGAGAAGGAAAACTCTCCACTTCCTCCATCCCCACCACCTCCTCCCCGTCAAGATGTTTACATCCAT TATGAGACTGAAGAGGATGAAATTGATGCAGGCGAATCAGACGGCAACCCGCGGGACCAAGATATCCATAGTGAAGAGAAGTTGGATTTGGATACCGATTAG
- the LOC113304304 gene encoding zinc finger CCCH domain-containing protein 13-like isoform X2 has protein sequence MDVGKHFKTKICVLFQRGHCSRQNCSFAHGNEELRRFSSGPFNDEQEYRGNDLRDRLGRRHSPQRRFSPVRDSRDQNAFHGQMQHHFNRGYSPPRSPGKKRWNQHLAGQTHATGNFKNLDSGVKERRPHGGDDVDLQVKHMQLAIGRLDDHKSQLESHMEERILQSENLATRIEELEAHLSKEQEDCKRITSKVKKFIKAHVRYSRAQEELEKSQAWLQKLGDQLASDASRPSANKEGLSLHICSDGEFNQDDALSPRKELQNHASPFKKRLQSSIGVSEAKQANMKMSLAGPNRLKKFSQRDGISESEHNPKEGDSVNNNIVGSKRHRSLGMENKSKRRKNDPSSIASLEKAKGVDSGHMLPSTSMAAHAVDEFTDTIDMDEKIEEVDATTNGVDKALEKENSPLPPSPPPPPRQDVYIHYETEEDEIDAGESDGNPRDQDIHSEEKLDLDTD, from the exons ATGGATGTTGGGAAGCATTTTAAGACGAAGATTTGTGTGTTATTTCAAAGAGGACATTGTTCGCGTCAGAATTGTTCATTCGCACATGGAAATGAAGAACTTCGGCGATTTTCTTCTGGTCCTTTTAATG ATGAGCAAGAATATAGAGGCAACGACTTGAGGGATAGGCTTGGTAGAAGGCATTCACCTCAAAGACGATTTTCCCCTGTGAGAGATTCAAGAGACCAAAATGCATTTCATGGTCAGATGCAGCATCACTTTAATAGAG GATACAGTCCTCCAAGATCTCCAGGAAAAAAGAG GTGGAATCAACATTTGGCTGGGCAAACTCATGCCACTGGAAATTTCAAGAACTTAGATAGTGGAGTTAAGGAGAGAAGACCCCATGGTGGAGATGATGTTGATCTGCAG GTCAAACACATGCAATTGGCTATTGGCAGGCTTGATGATCACAAAAGCCAACTAGAG AGCCACATGGAAGAGAGGATCCTACAGTCTGAAAACCTTGCTACTAGAATTGAGGAGCTTGAAGCCCACCTGAGCAAGGAACAAGAAGATTGTAAAAG GATAACTTCAAAAGTTAAGAAATTTATTAAAGCACACGTCCGGTATTCAAGGGCGCAAGAAGAACTGGAGAA GTCGCAAGCTTGGCTTCAGAAGTTGGGAGATCAGTTAGCTTCTGATGCTTCGAGACCCAGTGCAAACAAAGAGGGTTTAAGTCTTCATATTTGTAGTGATGGAGAATTTAACCAGGATGACGCTCTGAGCCCAAGAAAAGAGTTGCAAAATCATGCATCTCCATTCAAGAAACGGTTGCAAAGTAGTATTGGGGTTAGTGAAGCAAAACAAG CAAATATGAAGATGTCTCTTGCGGGACCAAATAGATTAAAGAAGTTCAGTCAGCGGGATGGAATCTCAGAGTCGGAACACAATCCTAAAGAAGGTGATTCAGTGAACAATAATATTGTGGGAAGCAAACGCCACAGATCTCTAGGGATGGAGAACAAGAGTAAGCGAAGAAAGAATGATCCTTCCAGTATTGCATCCCTTGAAAAG GCCAAGGGCGTGGACTCAGGACATATGTTGCCCTCAACCAGTATGGCTGCTCATGCAGTTGATGAATTCACCGATACCATTGATATGGATGAGAAAATTGAGGAAGTGGATGCTACTACAAATGGTGTTGATAAGGCATTAGAGAAGGAAAACTCTCCACTTCCTCCATCCCCACCACCTCCTCCCCGTCAAGATGTTTACATCCAT TATGAGACTGAAGAGGATGAAATTGATGCAGGCGAATCAGACGGCAACCCGCGGGACCAAGATATCCATAGTGAAGAGAAGTTGGATTTGGATACCGATTAG
- the LOC113304304 gene encoding zinc finger CCCH domain-containing protein 13-like isoform X4 has translation MKSEIESFAFPSLNIFYSDEQEYRGNDLRDRLGRRHSPQRRFSPVRDSRDQNAFHGQMQHHFNRGYSPPRSPGKKRWNQHLAGQTHATGNFKNLDSGVKERRPHGGDDVDLQVKHMQLAIGRLDDHKSQLESHMEERILQSENLATRIEELEAHLSKEQEDCKRITSKVKKFIKAHVRYSRAQEELEKSQAWLQKLGDQLASDASRPSANKEGLSLHICSDGEFNQDDALSPRKELQNHASPFKKRLQSSIGVSEAKQANMKMSLAGPNRLKKFSQRDGISESEHNPKEGDSVNNNIVGSKRHRSLGMENKSKRRKNDPSSIASLEKAKGVDSGHMLPSTSMAAHAVDEFTDTIDMDEKIEEVDATTNGVDKALEKENSPLPPSPPPPPRQDVYIHYETEEDEIDAGESDGNPRDQDIHSEEKLDLDTD, from the exons ATGAAAAGTGAAATCGAAAGTTTCGCCTTTCcgagtttaaatattttttattcaGATGAGCAAGAATATAGAGGCAACGACTTGAGGGATAGGCTTGGTAGAAGGCATTCACCTCAAAGACGATTTTCCCCTGTGAGAGATTCAAGAGACCAAAATGCATTTCATGGTCAGATGCAGCATCACTTTAATAGAG GATACAGTCCTCCAAGATCTCCAGGAAAAAAGAG GTGGAATCAACATTTGGCTGGGCAAACTCATGCCACTGGAAATTTCAAGAACTTAGATAGTGGAGTTAAGGAGAGAAGACCCCATGGTGGAGATGATGTTGATCTGCAG GTCAAACACATGCAATTGGCTATTGGCAGGCTTGATGATCACAAAAGCCAACTAGAG AGCCACATGGAAGAGAGGATCCTACAGTCTGAAAACCTTGCTACTAGAATTGAGGAGCTTGAAGCCCACCTGAGCAAGGAACAAGAAGATTGTAAAAG GATAACTTCAAAAGTTAAGAAATTTATTAAAGCACACGTCCGGTATTCAAGGGCGCAAGAAGAACTGGAGAA GTCGCAAGCTTGGCTTCAGAAGTTGGGAGATCAGTTAGCTTCTGATGCTTCGAGACCCAGTGCAAACAAAGAGGGTTTAAGTCTTCATATTTGTAGTGATGGAGAATTTAACCAGGATGACGCTCTGAGCCCAAGAAAAGAGTTGCAAAATCATGCATCTCCATTCAAGAAACGGTTGCAAAGTAGTATTGGGGTTAGTGAAGCAAAACAAG CAAATATGAAGATGTCTCTTGCGGGACCAAATAGATTAAAGAAGTTCAGTCAGCGGGATGGAATCTCAGAGTCGGAACACAATCCTAAAGAAGGTGATTCAGTGAACAATAATATTGTGGGAAGCAAACGCCACAGATCTCTAGGGATGGAGAACAAGAGTAAGCGAAGAAAGAATGATCCTTCCAGTATTGCATCCCTTGAAAAG GCCAAGGGCGTGGACTCAGGACATATGTTGCCCTCAACCAGTATGGCTGCTCATGCAGTTGATGAATTCACCGATACCATTGATATGGATGAGAAAATTGAGGAAGTGGATGCTACTACAAATGGTGTTGATAAGGCATTAGAGAAGGAAAACTCTCCACTTCCTCCATCCCCACCACCTCCTCCCCGTCAAGATGTTTACATCCAT TATGAGACTGAAGAGGATGAAATTGATGCAGGCGAATCAGACGGCAACCCGCGGGACCAAGATATCCATAGTGAAGAGAAGTTGGATTTGGATACCGATTAG
- the LOC113304304 gene encoding zinc finger CCCH domain-containing protein 13-like isoform X3 translates to MKSEIESFAFPSLNIFYSDEQEYRGNDLRDRLGRRHSPQRRFSPVRDSRDQNAFHGQMQHHFNRGYSPPRSPGKKSRWNQHLAGQTHATGNFKNLDSGVKERRPHGGDDVDLQVKHMQLAIGRLDDHKSQLESHMEERILQSENLATRIEELEAHLSKEQEDCKRITSKVKKFIKAHVRYSRAQEELEKSQAWLQKLGDQLASDASRPSANKEGLSLHICSDGEFNQDDALSPRKELQNHASPFKKRLQSSIGVSEAKQANMKMSLAGPNRLKKFSQRDGISESEHNPKEGDSVNNNIVGSKRHRSLGMENKSKRRKNDPSSIASLEKAKGVDSGHMLPSTSMAAHAVDEFTDTIDMDEKIEEVDATTNGVDKALEKENSPLPPSPPPPPRQDVYIHYETEEDEIDAGESDGNPRDQDIHSEEKLDLDTD, encoded by the exons ATGAAAAGTGAAATCGAAAGTTTCGCCTTTCcgagtttaaatattttttattcaGATGAGCAAGAATATAGAGGCAACGACTTGAGGGATAGGCTTGGTAGAAGGCATTCACCTCAAAGACGATTTTCCCCTGTGAGAGATTCAAGAGACCAAAATGCATTTCATGGTCAGATGCAGCATCACTTTAATAGAG GATACAGTCCTCCAAGATCTCCAGGAAAAAAGAG CAGGTGGAATCAACATTTGGCTGGGCAAACTCATGCCACTGGAAATTTCAAGAACTTAGATAGTGGAGTTAAGGAGAGAAGACCCCATGGTGGAGATGATGTTGATCTGCAG GTCAAACACATGCAATTGGCTATTGGCAGGCTTGATGATCACAAAAGCCAACTAGAG AGCCACATGGAAGAGAGGATCCTACAGTCTGAAAACCTTGCTACTAGAATTGAGGAGCTTGAAGCCCACCTGAGCAAGGAACAAGAAGATTGTAAAAG GATAACTTCAAAAGTTAAGAAATTTATTAAAGCACACGTCCGGTATTCAAGGGCGCAAGAAGAACTGGAGAA GTCGCAAGCTTGGCTTCAGAAGTTGGGAGATCAGTTAGCTTCTGATGCTTCGAGACCCAGTGCAAACAAAGAGGGTTTAAGTCTTCATATTTGTAGTGATGGAGAATTTAACCAGGATGACGCTCTGAGCCCAAGAAAAGAGTTGCAAAATCATGCATCTCCATTCAAGAAACGGTTGCAAAGTAGTATTGGGGTTAGTGAAGCAAAACAAG CAAATATGAAGATGTCTCTTGCGGGACCAAATAGATTAAAGAAGTTCAGTCAGCGGGATGGAATCTCAGAGTCGGAACACAATCCTAAAGAAGGTGATTCAGTGAACAATAATATTGTGGGAAGCAAACGCCACAGATCTCTAGGGATGGAGAACAAGAGTAAGCGAAGAAAGAATGATCCTTCCAGTATTGCATCCCTTGAAAAG GCCAAGGGCGTGGACTCAGGACATATGTTGCCCTCAACCAGTATGGCTGCTCATGCAGTTGATGAATTCACCGATACCATTGATATGGATGAGAAAATTGAGGAAGTGGATGCTACTACAAATGGTGTTGATAAGGCATTAGAGAAGGAAAACTCTCCACTTCCTCCATCCCCACCACCTCCTCCCCGTCAAGATGTTTACATCCAT TATGAGACTGAAGAGGATGAAATTGATGCAGGCGAATCAGACGGCAACCCGCGGGACCAAGATATCCATAGTGAAGAGAAGTTGGATTTGGATACCGATTAG
- the LOC113304304 gene encoding zinc finger CCCH domain-containing protein 13-like isoform X5, with amino-acid sequence MQHHFNRGYSPPRSPGKKSRWNQHLAGQTHATGNFKNLDSGVKERRPHGGDDVDLQVKHMQLAIGRLDDHKSQLESHMEERILQSENLATRIEELEAHLSKEQEDCKRITSKVKKFIKAHVRYSRAQEELEKSQAWLQKLGDQLASDASRPSANKEGLSLHICSDGEFNQDDALSPRKELQNHASPFKKRLQSSIGVSEAKQANMKMSLAGPNRLKKFSQRDGISESEHNPKEGDSVNNNIVGSKRHRSLGMENKSKRRKNDPSSIASLEKAKGVDSGHMLPSTSMAAHAVDEFTDTIDMDEKIEEVDATTNGVDKALEKENSPLPPSPPPPPRQDVYIHYETEEDEIDAGESDGNPRDQDIHSEEKLDLDTD; translated from the exons ATGCAGCATCACTTTAATAGAG GATACAGTCCTCCAAGATCTCCAGGAAAAAAGAG CAGGTGGAATCAACATTTGGCTGGGCAAACTCATGCCACTGGAAATTTCAAGAACTTAGATAGTGGAGTTAAGGAGAGAAGACCCCATGGTGGAGATGATGTTGATCTGCAG GTCAAACACATGCAATTGGCTATTGGCAGGCTTGATGATCACAAAAGCCAACTAGAG AGCCACATGGAAGAGAGGATCCTACAGTCTGAAAACCTTGCTACTAGAATTGAGGAGCTTGAAGCCCACCTGAGCAAGGAACAAGAAGATTGTAAAAG GATAACTTCAAAAGTTAAGAAATTTATTAAAGCACACGTCCGGTATTCAAGGGCGCAAGAAGAACTGGAGAA GTCGCAAGCTTGGCTTCAGAAGTTGGGAGATCAGTTAGCTTCTGATGCTTCGAGACCCAGTGCAAACAAAGAGGGTTTAAGTCTTCATATTTGTAGTGATGGAGAATTTAACCAGGATGACGCTCTGAGCCCAAGAAAAGAGTTGCAAAATCATGCATCTCCATTCAAGAAACGGTTGCAAAGTAGTATTGGGGTTAGTGAAGCAAAACAAG CAAATATGAAGATGTCTCTTGCGGGACCAAATAGATTAAAGAAGTTCAGTCAGCGGGATGGAATCTCAGAGTCGGAACACAATCCTAAAGAAGGTGATTCAGTGAACAATAATATTGTGGGAAGCAAACGCCACAGATCTCTAGGGATGGAGAACAAGAGTAAGCGAAGAAAGAATGATCCTTCCAGTATTGCATCCCTTGAAAAG GCCAAGGGCGTGGACTCAGGACATATGTTGCCCTCAACCAGTATGGCTGCTCATGCAGTTGATGAATTCACCGATACCATTGATATGGATGAGAAAATTGAGGAAGTGGATGCTACTACAAATGGTGTTGATAAGGCATTAGAGAAGGAAAACTCTCCACTTCCTCCATCCCCACCACCTCCTCCCCGTCAAGATGTTTACATCCAT TATGAGACTGAAGAGGATGAAATTGATGCAGGCGAATCAGACGGCAACCCGCGGGACCAAGATATCCATAGTGAAGAGAAGTTGGATTTGGATACCGATTAG